One segment of Rubripirellula amarantea DNA contains the following:
- a CDS encoding LapA family protein: protein MTQRERLLSMLVGGLLIAAVVWWGMGKYRSALKLRTNEITRLEQQQTKINEQRKQGELANRQMGEYMVRSLPGNAETARSRYQQWLLSIMEKNELSERSVDPTSSRSMGGLYRQFAFRVQGKARTDNLVDLLYDFYSKDYLHRIRDLSIRPSRTGDYVVEMAIDAIALNAAPADLPEPTEKSWQVDKDLAEYRDSILNRNFFQPPNQAPAYAGSPRVEAVVGRKTTLPLVFKDPEGQNLTYKIISAPEDVVSINDRNGTLEIDNAEKGSFEVLVSVSDDGLPARSTEQKLIVNVVDPPPPPKPEPPKLKFDDAKQTVLTGLVQSGDEWRAWMRVRTRDKTLKLRVGDSFEIGSIKGTVVDLNARFAKIEVDGQQYELRSNGNLFEVTKAKPEPLETPATESESASEQESDSDASTAIQASPSGNGESPEVTP from the coding sequence ATGACTCAGCGTGAACGCTTACTTTCAATGTTGGTTGGCGGCCTCTTAATCGCCGCGGTCGTCTGGTGGGGCATGGGCAAGTATCGCTCGGCGCTGAAACTGCGAACCAATGAGATCACACGTTTGGAGCAGCAACAAACCAAGATCAACGAACAACGCAAACAAGGCGAACTAGCCAATCGTCAAATGGGCGAATACATGGTGCGATCCTTGCCTGGGAATGCCGAAACGGCTCGAAGTCGGTATCAGCAGTGGTTGTTGTCGATCATGGAGAAGAACGAACTAAGCGAACGTAGTGTTGATCCCACTTCATCGCGTTCCATGGGCGGGCTCTATCGCCAGTTTGCCTTTCGTGTCCAAGGCAAAGCACGCACGGACAATTTGGTCGATTTGCTTTACGACTTTTACTCCAAAGACTACTTGCACCGCATTCGAGACTTGTCGATTCGTCCGAGTCGAACAGGTGACTATGTCGTTGAGATGGCGATTGATGCCATCGCTCTGAATGCCGCACCTGCTGATTTACCCGAACCTACTGAAAAATCCTGGCAAGTCGACAAAGACTTGGCGGAGTATCGCGATTCAATTTTGAACCGTAACTTTTTTCAACCGCCTAACCAAGCGCCCGCCTATGCGGGGAGTCCACGAGTCGAAGCGGTTGTGGGCCGCAAGACGACATTGCCGTTGGTGTTCAAAGACCCCGAGGGTCAAAATCTTACGTACAAGATTATTTCTGCACCTGAAGACGTGGTTTCCATCAATGATCGAAATGGAACTCTGGAAATAGACAACGCTGAAAAAGGTTCCTTTGAAGTGCTTGTCAGTGTCTCGGACGATGGTTTGCCTGCTCGATCGACCGAACAAAAGTTGATCGTCAATGTCGTTGATCCTCCTCCGCCACCGAAACCTGAACCACCGAAATTGAAATTCGATGACGCCAAGCAAACGGTTCTGACGGGATTGGTGCAAAGCGGCGACGAATGGCGGGCATGGATGCGAGTGAGAACTCGTGATAAAACGTTGAAGCTTCGTGTTGGCGATTCATTTGAGATCGGCAGCATTAAAGGAACGGTCGTGGATCTAAACGCTCGTTTCGCCAAGATTGAAGTCGACGGACAACAATACGAATTGCGGTCCAATGGAAACTTGTTTGAAGTCACCAAGGCAAAGCCCGAACCTTTGGAAACGCCGGCGACCGAAAGCGAGTCTGCATCCGAACAGGAATCCGACTCCGATGCCTCGACGGCCATTCAGGCTTCACCGTCTGGAAATGGTGAATCACCTGAAGTCACTCCGTAG
- the pilM gene encoding type IV pilus biogenesis protein PilM, producing the protein MKKIAIDWDETELRLVVGDVRGSSVRITDVAIIALETGAMAKDVATVLREHVSENGLQNVEALVAIGRGKAELREMKLPPVPNEELPDMVRFQAIRSFASAGDSATVDFLVTDRTDTSIEMIAAAIGPNKLNEIRKCCESAGLLPKRIALRPLSTAALYLTRVGNDPKANIVLVDLLADDAEIVIAKNGKVIFVRTVRMPKGTDARNRALSGELKRSLVACGADARPDKVVLWGKPSVHVGDQQILAEACNATVEIVDPFDLVDVDKKTAKELPDHVGRLAPLVGMLAADGGHPERLIDFLNPRQRPEEPPQKWKNALLIGVPAAAALLLAYLVYSKFSSLDQQIAELKSTNASMKSSVDQAVESVGKTEQIDQFLDGNVQWLDELKRLADQMPPSNEMIVRSISATADQREGGGKLQVTGAVVSPSVIDDFEQALRDGAHEVIGDGASEEKKDTTYRWGFSESIQVGPESLRNQRYERILTALAKQSETQSDSDAEADSDSKADSDSDSGSNSDSNADSNADSKSETTADADRESEVTPTQEQQS; encoded by the coding sequence ATGAAAAAAATAGCAATCGATTGGGATGAAACCGAACTGCGACTTGTCGTGGGCGATGTCCGTGGTTCGAGTGTGCGCATTACCGATGTTGCCATCATCGCACTGGAAACCGGCGCAATGGCCAAGGATGTTGCCACGGTGTTGCGTGAACATGTTTCGGAAAATGGCCTTCAAAATGTCGAAGCGCTGGTCGCGATCGGTCGAGGCAAGGCCGAACTTCGCGAAATGAAGTTGCCACCGGTGCCCAACGAGGAATTGCCCGACATGGTGCGGTTCCAAGCGATTCGTAGCTTCGCTTCCGCAGGTGATTCCGCGACCGTGGATTTTCTGGTTACCGATCGTACCGACACCAGCATCGAAATGATCGCCGCTGCAATTGGCCCCAACAAGCTGAATGAAATTCGCAAGTGCTGTGAGTCGGCGGGACTGTTACCCAAGCGAATTGCCCTTCGCCCCCTTTCCACCGCCGCACTGTATTTAACTCGCGTGGGCAACGACCCCAAGGCGAATATTGTATTGGTGGACCTGCTTGCAGATGACGCCGAGATTGTAATTGCAAAGAACGGCAAGGTTATCTTTGTTCGAACCGTTCGAATGCCCAAGGGTACCGATGCCAGAAACCGCGCCTTGTCGGGAGAGCTCAAGCGTTCCTTAGTGGCATGCGGTGCCGATGCGCGACCTGACAAAGTTGTCTTGTGGGGCAAACCATCCGTTCACGTCGGCGATCAACAAATTCTTGCCGAGGCCTGCAACGCCACCGTTGAGATCGTTGATCCCTTTGATCTTGTTGATGTCGATAAGAAGACAGCAAAAGAGTTGCCTGACCACGTGGGGCGTCTGGCTCCGTTGGTTGGAATGTTGGCGGCCGATGGAGGTCACCCGGAACGATTAATCGACTTTCTTAATCCACGGCAACGACCCGAGGAGCCGCCGCAGAAATGGAAGAACGCTTTGTTGATAGGCGTTCCTGCTGCCGCCGCGCTATTATTGGCGTATCTGGTTTACAGCAAATTCAGCTCGCTCGATCAGCAAATCGCTGAGCTGAAGTCCACCAACGCCTCCATGAAGTCGAGCGTCGATCAAGCGGTCGAGAGCGTAGGCAAGACAGAACAAATAGATCAGTTTCTAGACGGTAACGTGCAATGGCTAGACGAGTTGAAACGACTGGCCGATCAGATGCCGCCATCGAACGAAATGATAGTGCGTTCAATCTCGGCCACGGCTGACCAACGTGAAGGAGGCGGCAAGTTGCAAGTCACCGGAGCCGTCGTCAGTCCAAGTGTGATTGACGATTTTGAACAGGCCCTTCGCGATGGTGCCCATGAAGTCATTGGTGACGGTGCGAGCGAAGAAAAGAAAGATACAACGTACCGCTGGGGCTTTAGCGAGTCGATCCAAGTCGGTCCCGAATCGCTTCGCAATCAACGTTACGAACGCATTTTGACCGCATTGGCGAAGCAGTCCGAAACTCAATCCGATTCCGACGCGGAGGCAGACTCGGACTCGAAGGCAGATTCCGATTCAGATTCAGGCTCAAACTCAGACTCGAATGCAGACTCGAATGCAGACTCGAAATCCGAAACCACGGCTGATGCAGATCGTGAATCAGAAGTCACACCAACGCAGGAGCAGCAATCATGA